One Candidatus Nitrososphaera evergladensis SR1 genomic window, CGGCGTCCATTCAATCTTTACCAGAAACGTCCCCTGATCGCTTGTAGATTCCAGCATCACCGGATTCGCGTTACCGGCGGCTTGTGCGAAGGCAGGAGGAGGTTGCAAGAAAAAAGGCAAAGCGAGCAATAGTGCTGCCGCAGCAAAATGCACTAACACGGACGACATTGTGTTTGTCTGCCAGTTCTAATAAAGAGTGTGGTGTTTGAAAAAGAAAAGGAAAAGGGAGGAGGTCTTATAGCCTAAATCCAAAGGCCTGTCCCTTAAAGCGCGCGACGCCTATCACTGCCACAAGCGACACTGCAAGTACCAGCGCTGCAATCACGCCAAACTCTGGCACGACCATGGTTCCAGTGATGTCAACCGATGTAGCGCCGGTCGGTGCTGTGAACTTGATCGTCGTCGAGTCTGTCGAGTTTGTTGACGTAAATTGCACGGTCTGGCCGTTTGCGGTGACACTCTGTATGCCACTTATCATGGCTTTTGGCAGCGTCAGTTCCATTTCGCCGGCTTTGTCAAAAGCCACGTTGACCGACTTGCCCGCGGTGATAGTTGCAGTAGTCACCTTGGAAGTTGCAGACTTGCTGGTCACTGTGTAGCTCTTGCCGTCAAGCTGAGCTGTGGCCGTTCCTTGCTGCATGGTTGCGTTTCCGCCGCCAGTAGCGTTGCCACCAGTAGTAGTGTTACCACCAGTAGTAGCGCCGCCTCCGCTGCCTGCCGCTGCTACCTTGAGATCGCCGACCATTGCAGGGTGGAGCGAGCAAAAGTATGGATAGTCTCCTGCCTCCGTGGCCTTCCATTCAAAAGTCTTGCTTGGAGGTATGAGCACGGGGCTTCCGTCTTCCTTGAGGCCGAACTTTTTGTCGGCGGTGCCTCCGGTGCCAGAGTTCACAGTGTGCAGAGCGCCATCCTTGTTGGTCCATATCACGGTATCGCCCACATTAGCCTGCGCCGGGTTTGGAGAAAATGCGTCGTTTGTCTTTGTCGACGCTCCCGGCACGATGGTGATGTTGACAGTGGCTGCAAAGGCGGCCTGGCTAGGGATAGCCAATACGGCCGCCAGAATAGCCGTCATGCCTACGGCTAGTGCTATCTTTGCGTTCATTGATAATTGCGAGTGCGATGGGGTTAAAAGACTTTTGGATTACTGCTCTGTAGGCAGACCCCAAGTATAAGGCAGGTTTTTAACGCACGCGCCGTTTTATTGGAGATACCGTGCGCATAGTCTCGTTTCTGCCAAGCGCCACAGAGACGCTGTACGAGCTTGGTCTCGGACATCACATAGTCGGCGTGACTCACGAGTGCAAGCACCCGCCTGCCGCGCGGAAAAAGCCGCAGGTCATACGCCCGTCTTTTGATCCTGCCAGCATGTCTGGAAAAGAAATTGACAGCAAGATAGTCGAGCTTGTGCGGTCGGGAGGCGACATTTACATAGTTGACGAAAAGGCGCTAAAAGAAGCCGACCCGGAGCTTATCGTGGCTCAGGGGCTCTGCGAGGTCTGCTCTCCCTTTACAAAAGAGATAGGAAGGGCGGTAAGCATCCTTGGCGGCAGGCCCGACGTGCTGGTGCTTGACCCGCACGACCTTGACGACGTGCGGGTAAGCATCATGGACGTGGCAGAAAAGGTCGGCAGGGTAAAGGAGGGCCGCAGGCTGGTGTCGTCGCTTCAAAGGCGCATCGACGCAGTGCGCGCATTGAAAATAAAAAACAGGCCAAAGGTGGCGTGCATAGAGTGGGTCGACCCGCCGTTCACCGCCGGTCACTGGGTTCCGCAGATGGTCGAGTACGCAGGCGGCACAAACGGCTTGAGCGCTGCAGGCGAGCAGTCGCGCAGAACAGATTTGGAAGAGATTTCAAAATTCGACCCCGACATCATTGTCATGATGCCGTGCGGCTTTGGAGTAAAGAGGACGCTTGAAGAAATGAAGGTCCTCAAGGGAAATGCAAAGTGGGAGTCGCTTCGCGCGGTGAAACAAAAGAACGTCTATGCGGTGGAATCGGGCGCGTATTTCAGCAAGCCCAGCCCGCGAACCGTCGTCGGCCTGGAGATACTTGCCAAGATAATCCACCCCGAAGCTGCGAGAAAGATAAAGGTGCCAAAGGGCAGTTACAAAAAAGTAGTAAAGTAGAGAAAGTTATTGGGTCAGCGAGACTTCGATGTAGACGTCGTCAGGGATTTTCAGGCGCATAAGCTGCCTTATTGCCCTGTCGTCGGCGCCCACGTCGATTACCCGCCTGTGGATGCGAAGCTCGTACTTGTCGTACGTGTTCGTTCCCTGGCCGCACGGCGACTTTCTCGTCACCACCTTCATGCGCTTGGTCGGCAAGGGGTGGGGCCCGCGCAGCTTGATGCCGCTCTTTTCCCCGATGCCCTTGATCTCGGTGCACACGCCTTCAAGCGTGGTGAGGTTCGTGCTTGTCAGTTTGATTCTTGCTGCCTGTGGCATTGAGATTCACTTACTTTTTGTTCGGGTCGTACTTTTCGGTGATGTTCAGGACGACGCCTGCGGCGATGGTTGTTCCCATGTCGCGGAGCGCAAACCTGCCGATCTCCGGAAAGTCCTTGAACGTCTCGATTGCAAGCGGCCTGACTGGCTTTATCTTGACGATTGCCGCGTCACCCGTCTTTAGGAACTTGGGGTTCTCCTCTGTCGTTGCACCGGTCCTTGGGTCAATCTTGCTCACAAAGTGGGAGATTGTCGCCGCGACCTGCGCAGTGTGCGCGTGAAGCACCGGCGTGTAGCCCGGAGCGATTGCGGTCGGGTGCGAGATGACGATGATGCGTGCCTCAAATTCCTTTGCGACTGCCGGCGGGTTGTCTGACGGGCCGATAATGTCGCCGCGCTTGATCTGCTTCTTGTCGACGCCTCGGAGGTTAAAGCCGACGTTGTCGCCTGCCTCTGCCGACTCGAGCACTGTGTGGTGAGTCTCGATGGACTTGATTTCACCGACGGCGCCTGATGGCATGACTACGACCTTGTCGTTTGGCCTCATCTTGCCTGTCTCCACCCTGCCTACCGGCACGGTGCCGACGCCTGTGATTGTGTAAACGTCCTGTATTGGAACCCTGAGTGGCTTGCCGATTGGCTTCTCTGGCGGCTCGAACGCGTCAAGTGCCTCCGCAAGGGTCGGGCCCTTGTACCACGGCATGTTCTCGCTCTTCTTGACAAGATTATCGCCCTTCCAGCCGGACACCGGCACAAAGTTGACCTTGGCTATGTTAAAGCCGACAGACTTTAGCATCTTCTCTACGTTGTCCCGGACTTCCTTGTAGCGTGCCTCCTGGTAGCCGACATCGTCCATCTTGTTCAATGCGACTACAATCTGGCCGACGCCGAGCGTCTTGGCAAGGAACGCGTGCTCCCTGCCCTGTCCTCCCGGCTCGATGGATGCCTCTGTCTCACCCGGCTTGACCGAGATGACGAGGATGGCCGCGTCAGCCTCTGACGCGCCCGTGATCATGTTCTTGATAAAGTCCTTGTGACCCGGAGCGTCAATCAGCGTGAAAAAGTATTTTCCGGTCTCGAATTTCTGGAAAGCAAGGTCGATGGTGATACCTCTTTCGCGTTCGTCCTTGATAGAGTCCATGACCCATGCGTACTTGAAAGTGTCACCCTTGCCGGTTGCCTCGGATTCTTTTGCATATGCATCAATAGTTCTCTGGTCAATTGCACCGAGATCGACGAGCAAGTGACCGACAGTAGTAGATTTACCA contains:
- the rpsJ gene encoding 30S ribosomal protein S10 — encoded protein: MPQAARIKLTSTNLTTLEGVCTEIKGIGEKSGIKLRGPHPLPTKRMKVVTRKSPCGQGTNTYDKYELRIHRRVIDVGADDRAIRQLMRLKIPDDVYIEVSLTQ
- a CDS encoding plastocyanin/azurin family copper-binding protein encodes the protein MNAKIALAVGMTAILAAVLAIPSQAAFAATVNITIVPGASTKTNDAFSPNPAQANVGDTVIWTNKDGALHTVNSGTGGTADKKFGLKEDGSPVLIPPSKTFEWKATEAGDYPYFCSLHPAMVGDLKVAAAGSGGGATTGGNTTTGGNATGGGNATMQQGTATAQLDGKSYTVTSKSATSKVTTATITAGKSVNVAFDKAGEMELTLPKAMISGIQSVTANGQTVQFTSTNSTDSTTIKFTAPTGATSVDITGTMVVPEFGVIAALVLAVSLVAVIGVARFKGQAFGFRL
- the tuf gene encoding translation elongation factor EF-1 subunit alpha; its protein translation is MSASKKPHLNIVVTGHVDNGKSTTVGHLLVDLGAIDQRTIDAYAKESEATGKGDTFKYAWVMDSIKDERERGITIDLAFQKFETGKYFFTLIDAPGHKDFIKNMITGASEADAAILVISVKPGETEASIEPGGQGREHAFLAKTLGVGQIVVALNKMDDVGYQEARYKEVRDNVEKMLKSVGFNIAKVNFVPVSGWKGDNLVKKSENMPWYKGPTLAEALDAFEPPEKPIGKPLRVPIQDVYTITGVGTVPVGRVETGKMRPNDKVVVMPSGAVGEIKSIETHHTVLESAEAGDNVGFNLRGVDKKQIKRGDIIGPSDNPPAVAKEFEARIIVISHPTAIAPGYTPVLHAHTAQVAATISHFVSKIDPRTGATTEENPKFLKTGDAAIVKIKPVRPLAIETFKDFPEIGRFALRDMGTTIAAGVVLNITEKYDPNKK
- a CDS encoding cobalamin-binding protein, producing the protein MRIVSFLPSATETLYELGLGHHIVGVTHECKHPPAARKKPQVIRPSFDPASMSGKEIDSKIVELVRSGGDIYIVDEKALKEADPELIVAQGLCEVCSPFTKEIGRAVSILGGRPDVLVLDPHDLDDVRVSIMDVAEKVGRVKEGRRLVSSLQRRIDAVRALKIKNRPKVACIEWVDPPFTAGHWVPQMVEYAGGTNGLSAAGEQSRRTDLEEISKFDPDIIVMMPCGFGVKRTLEEMKVLKGNAKWESLRAVKQKNVYAVESGAYFSKPSPRTVVGLEILAKIIHPEAARKIKVPKGSYKKVVK